The following coding sequences are from one Carassius gibelio isolate Cgi1373 ecotype wild population from Czech Republic chromosome B7, carGib1.2-hapl.c, whole genome shotgun sequence window:
- the mcee gene encoding methylmalonyl-CoA epimerase, mitochondrial isoform X1 — MTAKMASSLLKVAVTGLSRCAWHSLPSVRAVSLTVPVGQGVPQSLWKLGRLNHVAIAVPDLEKATALYRDVLGARVSSTVPLPEHGVYTVFVELGNTKLELLHPLGEKSPIAGFLQKNKAGGMHHICIEVDDINAAIVDLKEKKIRLLSPEPRIGAHGKPVMFLHPKDCDGVLVEIEQA; from the exons ATGACCGCAAAGATGGCTTCCTCTTTACTGAAGGTTGCAG TTACAGGTCTCTCGAGGTGTGCGTGGCACTCTTTACCCTCAGTGAGGGCAGTGTCTCTGACTGTACCGGTGGGTCAAGGTGTCCCTCAGTCATTGTGGAAGTTAGGCAGACTGAATCATGTGGCCATCGCAGTGCCAGACCTGGAGAAAGCCACAGCGCTGTACCGTGATGTGCTGGGGGCTCGAGTGAGCTCCACTGTGCCTCTCCCTGAGCACGGGGTGTACACTGTGTTTGTGGAACTGGGGAACACCAAATTAGAACTTCTGCACCCTCTTGGAGAGAAAAGTCCTATTGCAGGATTCCTGCAGAAGAACAAAGCTGGAGGGATGCATCATATCTGTATCGAG GTGGATGATATCAATGCTGCAATAGTTGATTTGAAGGAAAAGAAAATCCGACTGCTCTCCCCAGAGCCACGGATAGGAGCTCATGGCAAACCTGTGATGTTCCTCCACCCAAAAGACTGTGATGGGGTTCTTGTGGAGATAGAACAAGCCTAG
- the mcee gene encoding methylmalonyl-CoA epimerase, mitochondrial isoform X2: MTAKMASSLLKVAGLSRCAWHSLPSVRAVSLTVPVGQGVPQSLWKLGRLNHVAIAVPDLEKATALYRDVLGARVSSTVPLPEHGVYTVFVELGNTKLELLHPLGEKSPIAGFLQKNKAGGMHHICIEVDDINAAIVDLKEKKIRLLSPEPRIGAHGKPVMFLHPKDCDGVLVEIEQA, encoded by the exons ATGACCGCAAAGATGGCTTCCTCTTTACTGAAGGTTGCAG GTCTCTCGAGGTGTGCGTGGCACTCTTTACCCTCAGTGAGGGCAGTGTCTCTGACTGTACCGGTGGGTCAAGGTGTCCCTCAGTCATTGTGGAAGTTAGGCAGACTGAATCATGTGGCCATCGCAGTGCCAGACCTGGAGAAAGCCACAGCGCTGTACCGTGATGTGCTGGGGGCTCGAGTGAGCTCCACTGTGCCTCTCCCTGAGCACGGGGTGTACACTGTGTTTGTGGAACTGGGGAACACCAAATTAGAACTTCTGCACCCTCTTGGAGAGAAAAGTCCTATTGCAGGATTCCTGCAGAAGAACAAAGCTGGAGGGATGCATCATATCTGTATCGAG GTGGATGATATCAATGCTGCAATAGTTGATTTGAAGGAAAAGAAAATCCGACTGCTCTCCCCAGAGCCACGGATAGGAGCTCATGGCAAACCTGTGATGTTCCTCCACCCAAAAGACTGTGATGGGGTTCTTGTGGAGATAGAACAAGCCTAG